Below is a genomic region from Tepidiforma bonchosmolovskayae.
ACCCGGCTCACGAGCCGCCCTCGACAACCAGCGACTCCAGCCCGTCCAGCAGGTGCCCCATCCGCTGCCGCTTCGTCTCCAGGTAGCGGATGTTGTGCGGGTTGGGCGTCGTTACAATCGGCACCCGCTCGACCACCTCGAGCCCGTACGCCTCCAGCCCTGCCCGTTTCGCCGGGTTGTTGGTAATCAGCCGCATCTTGCTCACGCCGATGTCGCGCAGGATCTGCATGCCGATGCCGTAGTCGCGGCGGTCGGCCGGGAAGCCCAGCGCAAGGTTGGCGTCAACCGTATCCAGCCCCCGCTCCTGCAGCTCATAGGTCCGCAGCTTGTTGTGCAGCCCGATCCCGCGGCCCTCCTGCCGCATGTACAGGAAGACGCCGCCCTCCTCGGCGATCATCTTCAGCGCCTTCTCCTTCTGCTCCCCGCAGTCGCACCGCAGCGACCCGAACACATCCCCCGTCACGCACTGGTCGTGCACGCGCACGAGCGTCGGCCGGTCCGGGTCAATCTCCCCCTTCACCAGCGCGACATGCTCATCCGGCTGCCCCTCTGCCTTATACCCGAGGATCATCATCTCCCCGTACGGCGTCGGCAGCCGCGTCTCCGCCACCCGCGTCACCAGCCGCTCCGTCCGCAGGCGGTACCGGATGATGTCGTTCACGGTCACGATGCGCAGCCCGTGCCGCCGGGCGAACCGCTTCAGGTCCGGCATCCGGGCCATCTGCCCGTCCATCTTCATGATTTCGCAGATGACGGCCGCCGGGTACAGCCCCGCCAGCTTCGCAAGGTCGACGCTCGCCTCCGTCTGCCCCGCCCGGACCAGCACCCCGCCCTTCCGCGCCCGCAGCGGGAACATATGCCCCGGCCGCGCAAGGTCCTCAGGGCGTGTCGCCGGGTCGATCAGCACCTGCACCGTCCGCGCCCGGTCCGCCGCGCTGATCCCCGTCGTCACCCCGGTCCGCGCCTCGACCGAAACCGTGAACGGCGTCCCAAAGCCGGAGGTATTCGAGCGCGGGTCCACCATCAGCGGGAGCTGAAGCTGGTCGCACCGCTCCTCCGTCAGTGAGCAGCAGATGAGCCCCCGCCCGTACTTCGCCATGAAGTTGATGTGCTCCGGCGTCACGAACTGCGCCGCAATGCACAGGTCCCCTTCGTTCTCCCGGTCTTCGTCGTCGGTGATGATGACGAACTTCCCGCGCCGGTACTCCTCGATCGCCTCCGGCACCGTCGCCATCACCGGGTCGCGCTCCGTCATTGCCCCGCCTCCTGTGCTCGCGCCTCGAGCAGCGCGTCAACGTACCGCGCCAGGATGTCCGTCTCCAGGTTCACCCGGTCGCCAGGCTTCCGGCCGACCAGGTTCGTGTGCTCCTGCGTGTACTGCACCAGCGAGACCGAAAAGCTTTCCGCGTCCTTCGCGATGATGGTCAGGCTGATGCCGTCGATGCACACCGGCCCCTTCACCACCATGTACTTCAGCAGCTCCCTGGGCGCCCGGATCCGTACGATCACGGCATCCCCCTCCGGCATGAACGATTCGATCGTCCCGGTTCCCTCCACCACCCCGCGGACAATGTGCCCGCTCAGACGGTCGGTCGGGCGGCACGACCGCTCCAGGTTCACCCGGTCCCCGGGCCGCAGCTCACCGAGGTTGCTCCGACGGTA
It encodes:
- a CDS encoding riboflavin synthase — encoded protein: MFTGIIEEVGEVVEAGEGTLRIRAPLILQDTKLGDSIAINGVDLTVAEIAGDTFFANLMPETYRRSNLGELRPGDRVNLERSCRPTDRLSGHIVRGVVEGTGTIESFMPEGDAVIVRIRAPRELLKYMVVKGPVCIDGISLTIIAKDAESFSVSLVQYTQEHTNLVGRKPGDRVNLETDILARYVDALLEARAQEAGQ
- a CDS encoding bifunctional 3,4-dihydroxy-2-butanone-4-phosphate synthase/GTP cyclohydrolase II; the protein is MTERDPVMATVPEAIEEYRRGKFVIITDDEDRENEGDLCIAAQFVTPEHINFMAKYGRGLICCSLTEERCDQLQLPLMVDPRSNTSGFGTPFTVSVEARTGVTTGISAADRARTVQVLIDPATRPEDLARPGHMFPLRARKGGVLVRAGQTEASVDLAKLAGLYPAAVICEIMKMDGQMARMPDLKRFARRHGLRIVTVNDIIRYRLRTERLVTRVAETRLPTPYGEMMILGYKAEGQPDEHVALVKGEIDPDRPTLVRVHDQCVTGDVFGSLRCDCGEQKEKALKMIAEEGGVFLYMRQEGRGIGLHNKLRTYELQERGLDTVDANLALGFPADRRDYGIGMQILRDIGVSKMRLITNNPAKRAGLEAYGLEVVERVPIVTTPNPHNIRYLETKRQRMGHLLDGLESLVVEGGS